The Eriocheir sinensis breed Jianghai 21 unplaced genomic scaffold, ASM2467909v1 Scaffold20, whole genome shotgun sequence genome window below encodes:
- the LOC126990785 gene encoding uncharacterized protein LOC126990785, translated as MEDSESGSSLTSSSESEIFVDVIDGETAPSPTAPPINNPADDDGWQTVGPKRQHRSLPADSALSAGASTSLPPRHPSGPQSPLPPPPRTMNAPAAAQPASLPKLLIPATVGFESTLDLAEVFVTVAGPLPGSLDLGSWGTFYTRPYSKEPLRCYNCQQFGHHRARCSRPPVCGICSASHDTERCLSKYKTGQTITSRCPNCQGEHHAWNRACANRRELVDKQRTVQQRWVVTHRPAPLGTFRWGAQQPPASTAAPTPRLPQAAHQPSLTPPSPAPYEESFPPLTPRHLPPSQLTATQAPDASRQPRPLTTAAPTAAPPGCLLITREMMVGLLEGFGRIIATALKSDVEQRVFSDAAQQVVGNLFPETPAQQAAVPPVQAPSPGGPSSTPPTPTPRALKTPLPPPPAPVHASSSALLPTPPAVATSQHHPLVAPPPAPTSLNEGGLPTRPGMARYRHSRKLSI; from the exons ATGGAGGACTCTGAGTCAGGGTCGAGCTTGACATCTTCATCTGAGTCAGAGATTTTCGTCGATGTCATCGACGGGGAGACTGCTCCTTCACCCACCGCGCCCCCCATCAACAACCCTGCGGATGATGACGGTTGGCAAACGGTGGGCCCCAAGCGACAGCATCGCTCCTTACCGGCTGATTCTGCCTTGTCCGCCGGCGCTTCTACCTCGCTGCCCCCTCGGCACCCCTCTGGCCCCCAGTCACCTCTGCCCCCGCCACCTCGGACTATGAACGCCCCTGCTGCTGCTCAACCCGCTTCGCTGCCGAAGCTGCTCATTCCGGCGACTGTCGGTTTCGAATCAACCCTCGACCTCGCCGAG GTATTTGTCACGGTCGCGGGGCCGCTGCCGGGCTCGTTGGACCTGGGGAGCTGGGGGACCTTCTACACGCGCCCCTACAGCAAGGAACCCCTCAGGTGCTACAATTGCCAGCAGTTCGGCCACCACCGGGCCAGGTGCAGCCGTCCCCCGGTCTGCGGCATATGCTCTGCCAGTCACGACACGGAGCGGTGCCTGTCAAAGTACAAGACTGGCCAGACCATCACCAGCAGATGCCCGAATTGCCAGGGCGAACACCATGCCTGGAATCGGGCCTGCGCCAACAGGCGAGAGCTGGTCGACAAACAGCGCACTGTCCAACAGCGCTGGGTCGTCACTCATCGCCCTGCTCCTCTCGGCACCTTCCGCTGGGGAGCCCAGCAGCCCCCCGCGTCCACGGCTGCTCCAACGCCCCGCCTCCCCCAGGCTGCCCACCAGCCATCTCTTACACCCCCTTCACCAGCTCCGTACGAGGAgagcttccctccccttaccccacgCCATCTGCCACCTTCCCAGCTCACCGCTACCCAAGCGCCCGACGCCAGCCGCCAGCCCCGCCCCCTCACTACAGCAGCTCCCACTGCCGCCCCTCCCGGCTGTCTCCTCATCACAAGGGAGATGATGGTGGGACTCTTGGAGGGCTTCGGGCGGATTATCGCAACGGCACTCAAGTCGGACGTCGAGCAGAGAGTGTTCTCGGACGCAGCGCAGCAGGTGGTGGGAAATCTCTTCCCGGAAACGCCGGCCCAGCAAGCTGCCGTCCCTCCTGTGCAGGCTCCTTCCCCCGGCGGGCCATCATCAACCCCACCTACGCCGACCCCTCGTGCTCTGAagactccccttccacctcctcctgcccccgtGCACGCGAGCAGCTCCGCACTCCTCCCAACCCCTCCGGCCGTTGCAACCAGCCAGCACCATCCGTTGGTAGCACCGCCCCCTGCTCCCACCTCCCTGAACGAGGGCGGGCTACCGACCCGGCCAGGGATGGCCCGATACAGGCACTCCAGGAAGCTGTCCATATAA